From Methylobacterium radiodurans, a single genomic window includes:
- a CDS encoding MFS transporter: MALDQVQGTPSSAPIERDARLASTDHKVAPSEIAIGVIIGRAAEYFDFFVFAIAAVVVFPKVFFPFAPPLEATLYSFAMFSLAFVARPVGSVIFTALDRRHGRGVKLTVALFLLGFSTMAISFLPGYAQIGAASLYLLGVLRVGQGLALGGAWDGLASLLALNAPVERRGFYAAIPQLGAPLGFILASVLFSFFLLNLSEADFLEWGWRYPFFCAFAINVVALFARLRLVATDEFSRLLERRRLEPSPIVPLVRNHSTELVFGALIPLASFALFHLVTVFPISWITLFTDRSAGEFLMVQSSGAFICAGAVVASGLLADLIGRRMLLLVSAGLIAVFALCSIVAPLLFEENAIGQTIYVNAGFALLGLSYGQSSGAVTARLDQRYRYTGAALTNDLAWLLGAGFAPLIVLFLSAQYGLACVGLYLLSGALTTLLALGVTRSEVRQV, encoded by the coding sequence ATGGCCCTAGACCAGGTTCAAGGAACGCCCTCCTCCGCACCGATCGAGCGCGACGCGCGCCTGGCGTCCACCGACCACAAGGTGGCGCCGAGCGAGATCGCCATCGGTGTCATCATCGGCCGGGCCGCGGAATACTTCGACTTCTTCGTCTTCGCCATCGCCGCGGTGGTCGTATTCCCCAAGGTGTTCTTCCCCTTCGCCCCTCCGCTCGAGGCGACGCTCTACTCCTTCGCGATGTTCTCGCTGGCCTTCGTCGCGAGGCCGGTCGGCTCGGTCATCTTCACGGCTCTGGACCGGCGGCACGGCCGCGGCGTCAAGCTGACCGTCGCATTGTTCCTGCTCGGCTTCTCCACGATGGCGATCTCGTTCCTGCCGGGCTACGCGCAGATCGGCGCCGCGTCCCTTTACCTCCTCGGCGTCCTGCGGGTCGGACAAGGCCTCGCCCTGGGCGGCGCTTGGGACGGCCTCGCATCGCTCCTCGCGCTCAACGCCCCGGTCGAGCGCCGGGGCTTCTACGCCGCCATCCCGCAGCTCGGCGCGCCGCTGGGCTTCATCCTCGCCAGCGTCCTGTTCTCGTTCTTCCTGCTCAACCTATCGGAGGCCGACTTCCTGGAATGGGGGTGGCGTTACCCCTTCTTCTGCGCCTTCGCCATCAACGTCGTGGCCCTGTTCGCGCGCCTTCGGCTCGTCGCCACCGACGAGTTCTCGCGCCTCCTCGAACGGCGTCGGCTGGAGCCCTCGCCCATCGTACCGCTGGTCCGCAACCATTCGACCGAGCTTGTCTTCGGCGCCCTGATCCCCCTGGCGAGCTTCGCGCTGTTCCACCTCGTGACGGTCTTTCCCATCAGCTGGATAACCCTGTTCACGGACCGGTCGGCCGGCGAGTTCCTGATGGTGCAAAGTTCCGGCGCGTTCATCTGCGCCGGGGCGGTCGTCGCCTCGGGGTTGCTCGCCGACCTCATCGGCCGTCGCATGCTCCTCCTGGTCTCGGCCGGCCTGATCGCCGTCTTCGCCCTCTGCAGCATCGTCGCCCCGCTGCTCTTCGAGGAGAACGCGATCGGCCAGACGATCTACGTCAATGCCGGCTTCGCGCTGCTCGGCCTCTCCTACGGCCAATCGTCGGGCGCCGTGACGGCACGCCTCGACCAACGATACCGCTACACCGGCGCCGCGCTCACCAACGACCTGGCCTGGTTGCTCGGTGCAGGCTTCGCGCCGCTGATCGTCCTGTTCCTGTCGGCGCAATACGGCCTCGCCTGCGTCGGCCTGTACTTGTTGTCCGGAGCGCTGACCACCTTGTTGGCGCTCGGCGTGACCCGGTCCGAGGTCAGGCAGGTCTGA
- the cyoA gene encoding ubiquinol oxidase subunit II codes for MNPAGDVAVQQRNLILASTALMLLVIVPVIALAFLFGWRYRASNPDATYDPDWHHSTQLEVVIWTVPLLIIIALGAMTWISTHTLDPYRPLSRLAPNKPVPADVKPLTVQVVALDWKWLFFYPEYGIASLNEMAAPANRPIVFKLTSSSVWNTFYVPALAGMIYAMPGMETKLHAVMNKEGEFRGQSAHYSGSGFSRMNFGFRSLGEWGFEEWVAKAKASGAPLNREVFLKLERPSEAEPVRYFASVENGLYEAILGMCVEPNLMCASEMHHIDKRGGAGLESAANRERLDYDNRRLRSGDEPSGATFPASGRPPMGAVQPEGMMPRDQHLSREGVNERKGEPDQGQGNALPGADRSPAPAQLNNRPSERHKH; via the coding sequence ATGAATCCCGCGGGGGACGTCGCCGTCCAGCAGCGCAACCTCATCCTGGCGTCCACCGCGCTGATGCTGCTGGTCATCGTTCCCGTGATCGCGCTCGCCTTCCTGTTCGGGTGGCGCTACCGCGCCTCGAACCCGGACGCGACCTACGACCCGGACTGGCACCACTCGACGCAGCTCGAGGTGGTCATTTGGACCGTGCCGCTGCTCATCATCATCGCGCTGGGCGCCATGACCTGGATCAGCACGCATACGCTCGATCCCTACAGGCCCCTTTCCCGGCTGGCGCCCAACAAGCCGGTGCCGGCCGACGTGAAGCCCCTGACGGTGCAGGTCGTGGCGCTCGATTGGAAGTGGCTGTTCTTCTACCCGGAATACGGGATCGCCAGCCTGAACGAGATGGCCGCCCCGGCGAACCGGCCGATCGTCTTCAAGCTCACCTCCTCCTCCGTGTGGAACACGTTCTACGTTCCCGCGCTCGCCGGCATGATCTACGCCATGCCGGGCATGGAGACGAAGCTCCATGCGGTCATGAACAAGGAGGGGGAGTTCAGGGGGCAATCGGCCCACTACAGCGGGTCCGGATTCTCCCGCATGAACTTCGGCTTCCGGAGCCTCGGCGAGTGGGGCTTCGAAGAGTGGGTGGCGAAGGCGAAGGCGTCCGGAGCACCCCTGAACCGGGAAGTCTTCCTCAAGCTCGAACGGCCGAGCGAGGCGGAGCCGGTCCGATACTTCGCCTCCGTCGAGAACGGCCTGTACGAGGCCATCCTCGGCATGTGCGTCGAGCCGAACCTGATGTGCGCGAGCGAGATGCACCACATCGACAAGCGGGGAGGCGCCGGCCTGGAGAGCGCGGCCAACCGCGAGCGGCTCGATTACGACAACCGCCGCCTGAGGAGCGGTGACGAGCCGTCGGGCGCCACCTTCCCGGCATCGGGCCGGCCGCCCATGGGCGCCGTCCAGCCGGAGGGCATGATGCCCCGCGACCAACACCTGAGCCGCGAGGGCGTCAACGAGCGCAAGGGCGAGCCCGACCAGGGACAGGGCAACGCCCTACCGGGCGCCGATAGGAGCCCCGCGCCGGCACAGTTGAACAATCGCCCTTCCGAACGCCACAAGCACTGA
- the cyoB gene encoding cytochrome o ubiquinol oxidase subunit I, which yields MFSNLDLRQLVFGRLTLEAVPYHEPILVWTFVAVAVAGIALLGLVTWYGKWGYLWREWFTSVDHKKIGIMYVVLAIVMLLRGFADAIMMVTQKALSVGASEGYLPPHHYDQVFTAHGTIMIFFMAMPFVTGVMNYIMPLQIGARDVAFPFLNNFSFWMTAGGAVLTMLSLFVGEFSRATWLAYPPLSGAAYSPGVGVDYYIWGLQIAGVGSTLSGVNLIATIVKMRAPGMTMMKLPVFCWTTLASNAIIVTIFPILTVALALLALDRYVGTHFFTNDYGGNSMLYMNLIWIWGHPEVYVLILPAFGIYSEVVSTFCSKRLFGYASMVYATAVIALVSWLTWLHHFFTMGAGANVNAFFGITTMIISIPTGAKVFNWLFTMYRGKIRFETPMLWVMGFIPTFVIGGLTGVLLAVPPADFVLHNSLFLVAHFHNVIIGGVVFGLLAGVNYWFPKAFGFKLDPFWGKVSFWCWLVGFWVTFMPIYIVGLMGVTRRTQHFDDPTVQPYLTVAALGAFIIMAGIAAFVVQILVSILRRERLRDLTGDPWGGRTLEWSTASPPPPYNFAFTPVVHDLDAWWDMKKRGHERPLEGYRPIHMPRNTSAGIVLAGISTVLGFALVWYIWWLAALSFAGLLAVAVLHTYNYNRDFYIPAEDVVRLESQRTAQLAARA from the coding sequence ATGTTCTCGAACCTCGATCTCAGGCAGCTCGTCTTCGGGCGGCTGACGCTCGAAGCCGTACCCTATCACGAACCCATCCTGGTCTGGACCTTCGTCGCGGTCGCGGTCGCCGGAATCGCGCTCCTTGGCCTCGTCACCTGGTACGGTAAGTGGGGGTATCTCTGGCGGGAGTGGTTCACGAGCGTCGATCACAAGAAGATCGGCATCATGTACGTCGTACTCGCTATCGTGATGCTCCTGCGCGGCTTCGCCGACGCGATCATGATGGTGACCCAGAAGGCGCTCTCGGTCGGGGCGTCGGAGGGTTACCTGCCACCCCACCATTACGACCAGGTCTTCACCGCCCACGGCACGATCATGATCTTCTTCATGGCCATGCCCTTCGTGACCGGCGTGATGAACTACATCATGCCGCTGCAGATCGGCGCGCGCGACGTCGCATTCCCCTTCCTGAACAACTTCAGCTTCTGGATGACGGCCGGCGGCGCGGTCCTCACGATGCTGTCCTTGTTCGTCGGCGAGTTCTCGCGGGCGACCTGGCTCGCCTACCCTCCCCTGTCGGGGGCGGCCTACAGCCCGGGCGTCGGCGTCGACTACTACATCTGGGGCCTCCAGATCGCCGGCGTCGGCAGCACGCTGTCCGGCGTCAACCTGATCGCGACCATCGTCAAGATGCGTGCCCCCGGCATGACGATGATGAAGCTGCCGGTCTTCTGCTGGACGACGCTCGCCAGCAACGCGATCATCGTCACGATCTTCCCGATCTTGACCGTCGCGCTCGCGCTGTTGGCGCTCGACCGTTACGTGGGAACGCACTTCTTCACGAACGATTACGGCGGCAACTCGATGCTGTACATGAACCTCATCTGGATCTGGGGCCATCCGGAGGTTTACGTCCTCATCCTGCCCGCATTCGGCATCTACTCGGAAGTCGTGTCGACGTTCTGCAGCAAGCGGCTGTTCGGCTACGCCTCGATGGTCTACGCGACCGCCGTCATCGCCCTCGTGTCATGGCTGACCTGGCTCCACCACTTCTTCACGATGGGTGCCGGTGCCAACGTCAATGCCTTCTTCGGCATCACGACGATGATCATCTCGATCCCGACCGGGGCGAAGGTGTTCAACTGGCTCTTCACCATGTACCGCGGGAAGATCCGCTTCGAGACCCCGATGCTCTGGGTCATGGGTTTCATCCCGACCTTCGTGATCGGCGGACTGACCGGCGTGCTGCTCGCCGTGCCGCCCGCCGACTTCGTCCTGCATAACAGCCTGTTCCTGGTCGCCCACTTCCACAACGTCATCATCGGCGGCGTGGTCTTCGGCCTATTGGCGGGCGTGAACTATTGGTTCCCCAAGGCCTTCGGCTTCAAGCTCGACCCGTTCTGGGGGAAGGTGTCGTTCTGGTGCTGGCTCGTGGGATTCTGGGTCACGTTCATGCCGATCTACATCGTCGGCCTGATGGGGGTGACACGCCGCACGCAGCACTTCGACGACCCGACGGTGCAGCCCTACCTCACGGTGGCGGCCCTCGGTGCCTTCATCATCATGGCGGGCATCGCCGCCTTCGTGGTCCAGATCCTCGTCAGCATCCTGCGGCGGGAACGGCTGCGCGACCTCACGGGGGACCCTTGGGGAGGGCGGACCCTGGAATGGTCGACCGCCTCGCCGCCGCCGCCCTACAACTTCGCGTTCACGCCGGTCGTCCACGATCTCGACGCGTGGTGGGACATGAAGAAGCGCGGACACGAGCGGCCCCTCGAGGGCTACCGGCCGATCCACATGCCCCGGAACACGAGCGCGGGCATCGTCCTGGCGGGGATCAGCACCGTGCTCGGCTTCGCCCTGGTCTGGTACATCTGGTGGCTGGCCGCCCTGTCGTTCGCCGGCCTCCTCGCCGTCGCGGTCCTCCACACGTACAACTACAACCGCGACTTCTACATCCCTGCCGAAGACGTGGTCCGGCTCGAGAGCCAAAGAACCGCGCAGCTCGCAGCGAGGGCCTGA
- the cyoC gene encoding cytochrome o ubiquinol oxidase subunit III, translating to MHETTAPPGAARPVFYEREEHAHGDGGTLLGFWIYLMSDCLVFAALFATYGVLGSNYAAGPSGAELFDLRLVALNTGLLLLSSITYGFAMLEMERDRVDATIGWLAVTGLFGAGFLGIELYEFAHLIREGATPQRSAFLSSFFALVGTHGLHVTFGVIWLVTLVTQVRRFGLIAENRRRLMCLSMFWHFLDVVWIGVFTFVYLMGISR from the coding sequence ATGCACGAGACGACCGCCCCGCCCGGCGCAGCACGGCCGGTCTTCTACGAACGGGAGGAGCACGCCCACGGCGACGGGGGCACGCTGCTCGGGTTCTGGATCTACCTGATGAGCGATTGCCTCGTCTTCGCGGCCCTGTTCGCGACGTACGGCGTGCTCGGCAGCAACTATGCGGCAGGCCCCTCGGGAGCCGAACTGTTCGACCTCAGGCTCGTCGCGCTGAACACGGGTCTCCTGCTGCTCTCGTCCATCACCTATGGCTTCGCCATGCTGGAGATGGAGAGGGACCGCGTCGACGCCACCATCGGCTGGCTGGCCGTGACGGGTCTGTTCGGGGCAGGCTTCCTCGGCATCGAGCTCTACGAGTTCGCGCACCTCATCCGGGAGGGCGCGACCCCGCAACGCAGCGCCTTCCTGTCCTCCTTCTTCGCGCTCGTGGGCACCCACGGCCTGCACGTCACGTTCGGCGTCATCTGGCTGGTCACGCTCGTGACCCAGGTGCGCCGCTTCGGGCTCATCGCCGAGAACAGGCGGCGCCTGATGTGCCTGTCGATGTTCTGGCACTTCCTCGACGTGGTCTGGATCGGCGTTTTCACCTTCGTCTACCTGATGGGAATTTCGCGATGA
- the cyoD gene encoding cytochrome o ubiquinol oxidase subunit IV — MSTLPGRGIAYEPRTGGSARGGSHPPGAHGTFRSYVTGFALSVVLTAIPFWLVMGDILGDKLKTDLVVMAFAAAQIVVHMIYFLHMNTRSEGGWTFLSLMFTLTLVVIALAGSIWVMYHLDQNMMPMSPHEALHKP, encoded by the coding sequence ATGAGCACCCTGCCCGGACGCGGGATCGCATACGAGCCTCGCACTGGCGGATCCGCGCGGGGAGGATCCCATCCGCCCGGTGCCCACGGCACCTTCCGGAGCTACGTCACCGGCTTCGCCCTCTCCGTCGTCCTCACCGCCATCCCGTTCTGGCTCGTCATGGGTGACATCCTCGGCGACAAGCTCAAGACGGATCTCGTCGTCATGGCGTTCGCGGCGGCACAGATCGTGGTTCACATGATCTACTTCCTCCACATGAACACGAGATCGGAGGGTGGTTGGACCTTCCTGTCCTTGATGTTCACGCTGACCCTGGTCGTCATCGCCCTCGCCGGGTCGATCTGGGTCATGTACCACCTCGACCAGAACATGATGCCGATGTCTCCCCACGAGGCCCTGCACAAGCCCTGA
- a CDS encoding DUF6894 family protein, protein MPRYFIDFQDGALWLKDEEGQEYQSLQAARDAAIAALPDIGRETPPRDGKRNFVAYIRDEQGTRLCTIELNLNATC, encoded by the coding sequence ATGCCCCGCTACTTTATCGACTTCCAGGATGGTGCGCTGTGGCTGAAGGACGAAGAGGGTCAGGAGTACCAGAGCTTGCAGGCCGCGCGTGACGCGGCGATCGCGGCGTTGCCTGACATCGGCCGAGAAACCCCGCCCCGGGACGGCAAGCGCAACTTCGTGGCCTATATCCGCGACGAGCAGGGTACGAGACTCTGCACGATCGAGTTGAACCTCAACGCCACTTGCTGA
- a CDS encoding Crp/Fnr family transcriptional regulator, translated as MSSDLASLPGGNLLLGALRLPDQALLKPHLELREYRRGDVLFEAGEDVGHITFPLGQCVAALVIGLRDGRAVETATVGREGAVGGVVSQGSLPAFSRAVVQIPGSVLRVEAAVLQQVKQTSPGLRNMITRYSDCLLAQVLQSVACNASHTIEARCARWLLGLQDRLGSDVLPVTHEVLAELLGVQRSYLTRTLRTLQQQGLIQVRRGRIIIQSRSAVEAAACECHGAVKRHFETVLGAVYNASGTLVSLRPASAEEPRMCQVVQGGITPAGNSRPRRPRRNDALA; from the coding sequence ATGTCATCCGACCTCGCATCCCTGCCCGGCGGTAACCTGCTCCTCGGCGCCCTGCGCCTGCCCGACCAGGCCCTGCTGAAGCCGCACCTGGAGCTGCGGGAGTACCGGCGCGGCGACGTGCTGTTCGAGGCGGGCGAGGACGTCGGCCACATTACCTTTCCGCTCGGCCAGTGCGTGGCCGCCCTCGTCATCGGGCTGCGGGACGGACGCGCCGTGGAGACGGCGACCGTCGGGCGCGAGGGCGCGGTCGGCGGCGTGGTGAGCCAGGGCTCCCTGCCGGCCTTCAGCCGGGCCGTGGTGCAGATCCCCGGCTCGGTGCTGCGCGTCGAGGCGGCGGTGCTGCAGCAGGTCAAGCAGACCTCGCCGGGCCTGCGCAACATGATCACCCGATACTCCGACTGCCTGCTCGCCCAGGTTCTGCAGTCGGTGGCCTGCAACGCCAGCCACACCATCGAGGCGCGCTGCGCCCGCTGGCTGCTCGGCCTGCAGGACCGGCTCGGCAGCGACGTCCTGCCGGTCACCCACGAGGTGCTGGCCGAGTTGCTCGGCGTGCAGCGCTCCTACCTGACGCGCACGCTGCGGACCCTGCAGCAGCAGGGACTGATCCAGGTCCGGCGCGGGCGCATCATCATCCAGAGCCGCTCCGCGGTGGAGGCGGCGGCCTGCGAGTGCCACGGCGCGGTCAAGCGCCACTTCGAGACCGTGCTGGGCGCGGTGTATAACGCCTCCGGCACGCTGGTGTCGCTCCGCCCCGCGTCGGCGGAGGAGCCGCGGATGTGTCAAGTCGTCCAAGGCGGCATCACTCCTGCTGGGAATTCGCGTCCACGCCGCCCACGACGAAACGATGCCCTGGCCTGA
- a CDS encoding PAS domain S-box protein, producing the protein MPWPDDSLDSVPTQSFDDVVRLAAGLCGAAHAVICLQAGERLQAHASYSAAGTAGALAPDVCADAVVTDELLIVPDLLDDPEQLHRSLLARSAGTRFYAAVSLRSADGTVLGVLCVLDPAPRRDGLTSEQQDCLRSLARQTVTLLELRSEARVHRAQRILHERILDSAMDYAIIAMDHGGRITRWNGGAERILGWREAEVLGEPTHLIFTPEDRAAGRPETEMQLALARGSAPDERWHMRKDGDRFWASGELMPLKDENGTVQGFLKILRDRTQQRANESALRQAQEQLRLAVEATHIGIFDLDLVTGELAWDARVRALFGLPPDMPVSYDTFLAGLHPDDRGWVDATVRSALAPGGSGHVEIAYRTIGIEDGVERWLAATGQAILQDGRKTRFIGTVRDITEGRLAEQAIRETEERYRLAARATNDAIWDWNLASDHIRWNEAVQTLFGYAADEVGPSGSWWKSHIHPEDRERVKASIHAVIDGGTEHWTDEYRFLRADGAYAYILDRGYVLRDGSGRAVRMIGAMLDISARKRAEEHQRLLTGELQHRVKNTLALVQAIASQTLRGATNPEGARDALAARLISLGRAHDILTQASWTEAPIPDVVEGALCPHRPAGTSRIRTGGPNVLLAAKPALSLALALHELATNAAKYGALSNATGVVSVRWYVVHADDAPRFCLNWSELGGPTVSGPPVRRGFGSRLIERSFAAEVGGEVEMTYAPTGFTCRLEVPLASMQE; encoded by the coding sequence ATGCCCTGGCCTGACGACTCCCTCGACAGCGTCCCGACGCAGAGCTTCGACGACGTCGTGCGTCTGGCGGCCGGGCTGTGCGGTGCGGCGCATGCCGTGATCTGCCTGCAGGCGGGGGAGCGCCTGCAGGCGCATGCCAGCTACAGTGCCGCCGGTACGGCCGGCGCGCTGGCTCCGGACGTGTGCGCCGATGCGGTCGTGACGGATGAGCTGCTCATCGTCCCTGACCTGCTCGACGATCCGGAGCAGCTTCATCGTTCGCTGCTCGCGAGGAGCGCCGGGACCCGCTTCTACGCGGCCGTATCGCTACGATCGGCCGATGGAACGGTGCTGGGCGTACTCTGCGTGCTTGATCCTGCGCCGCGGCGGGATGGTCTGACCTCCGAGCAGCAGGACTGTCTGCGTAGCCTCGCCCGGCAGACCGTCACGCTTCTTGAGCTGCGGAGTGAAGCCCGGGTGCACCGGGCGCAACGCATCCTGCACGAGCGCATCCTCGACAGCGCGATGGACTACGCGATCATCGCCATGGACCACGGCGGCCGGATCACGCGCTGGAACGGCGGGGCCGAGCGCATCCTGGGCTGGCGGGAGGCGGAGGTGCTGGGTGAACCCACACATCTGATCTTCACCCCTGAGGACCGCGCCGCCGGCCGTCCCGAAACCGAGATGCAGCTGGCCCTTGCCCGGGGCAGCGCCCCGGACGAGCGCTGGCACATGCGCAAGGACGGCGATCGGTTCTGGGCCAGCGGCGAGCTGATGCCGCTCAAGGACGAGAATGGCACGGTGCAGGGCTTTCTCAAGATCCTGCGCGACCGAACCCAGCAGCGGGCGAACGAATCCGCGCTCCGGCAGGCGCAGGAACAGCTGCGGCTTGCGGTCGAGGCGACGCACATCGGGATCTTCGACCTGGACCTGGTCACGGGCGAGCTCGCCTGGGACGCTCGGGTCCGTGCCTTGTTCGGCCTGCCACCGGACATGCCCGTGAGCTACGACACCTTCCTGGCCGGCCTGCACCCCGACGATCGGGGCTGGGTGGACGCGACGGTACGGTCCGCGCTCGCCCCGGGAGGTTCCGGCCACGTCGAGATCGCCTACCGCACCATCGGCATCGAGGACGGCGTCGAACGCTGGCTGGCGGCAACCGGCCAGGCGATCCTGCAGGATGGCCGCAAGACGCGCTTCATCGGCACGGTGCGCGACATCACCGAGGGTCGGCTCGCCGAGCAGGCCATCCGCGAGACCGAGGAGCGCTACCGCCTGGCGGCGCGCGCGACCAACGACGCGATCTGGGACTGGAACCTGGCGAGCGACCATATCCGCTGGAACGAGGCGGTGCAGACCTTGTTCGGCTACGCGGCCGACGAGGTCGGACCCAGCGGCTCGTGGTGGAAATCGCATATCCATCCCGAGGATCGCGAACGGGTGAAGGCCAGCATCCATGCCGTGATCGACGGCGGCACCGAGCATTGGACCGACGAGTACCGCTTCCTGCGGGCCGATGGCGCCTACGCGTACATCCTCGATCGCGGCTACGTGCTACGCGACGGCTCCGGCAGGGCGGTCCGTATGATCGGGGCCATGCTCGACATCAGCGCGCGCAAACGGGCCGAGGAGCACCAGCGCCTACTCACGGGCGAACTGCAGCACAGGGTCAAGAACACGCTCGCCCTCGTTCAGGCGATCGCCAGCCAAACCCTGCGCGGAGCCACGAATCCCGAAGGGGCCCGCGACGCCCTTGCCGCACGCCTGATCTCGCTCGGGCGCGCGCATGACATCCTGACCCAGGCGAGTTGGACGGAAGCCCCTATCCCGGACGTGGTCGAGGGTGCGCTCTGCCCGCACCGGCCGGCGGGTACCTCCCGGATTCGGACCGGCGGACCGAACGTGTTGCTGGCCGCCAAGCCGGCGCTTTCGCTGGCGCTCGCCCTGCACGAGCTCGCGACCAACGCGGCCAAGTACGGGGCGCTCTCGAACGCGACCGGCGTCGTCTCCGTGCGCTGGTACGTCGTGCACGCGGACGATGCGCCACGTTTCTGCCTGAACTGGTCCGAGCTGGGCGGACCGACGGTCTCGGGGCCGCCGGTCCGCCGGGGCTTCGGTTCGCGGTTGATCGAACGCAGCTTCGCCGCCGAGGTCGGCGGCGAGGTGGAGATGACCTACGCGCCTACCGGCTTCACCTGCCGCCTGGAGGTGCCGCTCGCTTCCATGCAGGAGTAG
- a CDS encoding response regulator — MNSSAASPPVVALVAEDEALLRMEAADTLEEAGFKVLEVTSADAAMRHLEGTGGIDLLFTDVNMPGELNGLDLARAVADRWPAITIIVCSGATRPQPGELPPRARFIDKPYSPGLVKKVLRELRAA; from the coding sequence ATGAATTCTTCCGCTGCGTCCCCGCCCGTTGTCGCCCTCGTCGCCGAAGATGAAGCGCTCCTCCGGATGGAAGCCGCCGACACGCTGGAGGAGGCCGGGTTCAAGGTTCTGGAGGTGACGAGCGCGGATGCCGCGATGCGCCACCTGGAGGGGACGGGCGGCATCGACCTGCTGTTCACCGACGTGAACATGCCGGGTGAGCTCAACGGCCTCGATCTGGCACGAGCGGTCGCCGACCGGTGGCCGGCGATCACCATCATCGTCTGCTCGGGCGCGACGCGGCCGCAGCCCGGTGAGCTGCCGCCAAGGGCTCGGTTCATCGACAAGCCCTACTCGCCCGGCCTGGTGAAGAAGGTACTGCGCGAGTTGCGAGCGGCGTAG
- a CDS encoding ferritin-like domain-containing protein, which yields MAAKQKTLPDAFYETLKDVYYAEKQSVRALKKSAKAAEHEELRQAFETHAEESANQVERLQQVFEIIGKPARAKTCEAMQGLAAEMEEDLEDFGDSPAADAVLAACAQAVEHYEIARYGTLKTWATQLGYDDAAKLLDETLQEEKKTDQLLSEIAERINVEGAGDDAGEGAPRGKGGRKAT from the coding sequence ATGGCCGCCAAGCAGAAGACCTTGCCTGATGCTTTCTATGAGACCCTCAAGGACGTGTACTACGCCGAAAAGCAGTCCGTGCGCGCGCTGAAGAAGTCGGCCAAGGCAGCCGAGCACGAGGAACTGCGCCAAGCGTTCGAGACGCACGCCGAGGAGAGCGCCAATCAGGTCGAACGCCTCCAGCAGGTGTTCGAGATCATCGGCAAGCCGGCCCGGGCCAAGACCTGCGAGGCCATGCAGGGCCTCGCCGCCGAGATGGAGGAGGACCTGGAGGACTTCGGGGACAGCCCGGCCGCGGACGCCGTGCTGGCGGCCTGCGCCCAGGCGGTCGAGCACTACGAGATCGCCCGCTACGGCACCCTGAAGACCTGGGCGACCCAGCTCGGCTACGACGACGCGGCGAAGCTGCTGGACGAGACCCTGCAGGAGGAGAAGAAGACCGACCAGCTCCTTTCCGAGATTGCCGAGCGCATCAACGTCGAGGGCGCCGGGGACGATGCCGGAGAGGGGGCCCCTAGGGGGAAGGGTGGGCGCAAGGCTACCTGA